TGCTTTACCAGAGATTGCTCCAAACTGGAGGTAAAAAGGCAGGAGCTTTCAGCAGCTTGTGGTATTTTCTTGTTACCTGAAGAAATACTTTGTGGTTGACTGACTGGATCTAGATGTGATGGGTTCTGGGATGTCTGTGTCAGTTTGAGGTTGGGATAGCTACCAGACTCTGCCATGGCCTGACACAGACGTTCCCAGGCTGTGACACCATTCAGGCTGTGGCCAGGGTTGCTGACAGCCTGGCAGAGTAGCTCTGTGTGCTGACGCAGCTGGGAAATGTCCTGCTCAGTGGCGTTGCTCTGGCGAAGCAGCTCCTTCGTGCGCAACGTAATGTCCAATAGACCTGACCGTCTGAGAAGTTCCACCGTGTTGAGGAATTGGCAACGGCGAGTACTAGTGGTGATGTTCCTATGACTTCCTCCATCTAGAGAGTCAGAAGATGCTGTGTGCAGACTAGAGCTGGATGGAGATCTTGGGTTTGTGGAAGAAATCGGGAAGGTGGAGGAGGACGGACTGTTTCTACTTGATGAGGTACTCAAGGGGACAGAGTTTGAGACTCTCAGCTTTGGTTGTTTGTGATGGTACTCCTCCAACAGACCTCTGGTTACTGAAGTGTCTTCAGTCCTACGTTCAGTGCACATCCTCTTGCTCAGATTGTGGGATTCCTGGTTCGATGAAGACTTGTCAGGCGGCTTCTTGGCAGGGTGGGGTGCAATACGAGGGTATGAGTTAAGAATGGGAAGGTAGGTactgttcattttcttttctgtgacACTAGAAGTCCAGGACAAAGGGTTGAGGAGCTGGCGTGTTGCTGCTATGACGTTTGGCTGTTCAACAATGATCATACGTGGAGAAACAGCAGGGTTGCTTATTCTCAGGCTGTTTCCCACGCGCAACTGACTTCTTTTCTGAGTTACGGCTGATTGCTGTAAAAAGAACAGAGAAGAAAGCAGCTATGATACTCAAGAATGTATACATGGCCTGGTCAAAGTTGAACCAAGGTCTGGGCCCCAAAACAATCAAAGTACATTTTCAGGAACACCTTTTTGTTTGTACGGGGTTGGGTTGTGTACTATATTCTAGTATGTGTTACTTAACCTCTTTACCTGCTTAAGTGTAATTACCTTCATGATGTAGACGGGCGGTTGGGCCAGTTTGGTAGGCACCACAGTAGGATTCCCAGTATTTCTGTTATCATGTACTTCGGGTTGGCCTGTGTGTGGAGCCTCTGCATGTTCTGTCACTCTCAGCTGACGTTTGTTGCTCTTCTGGTCCTCAACATCTGTCTGCTGCCAGTCGGAACCATCTGTAGGGAGTCAGAGCACACAGAACAAAGTGCCAGGGTTCAAATCTGTCCGACAACGTGCTAAAAAATACATTAGCAACTAATAAATTACCCAGTTATGACAAATTAGCTCTTgaatttgttttcacaaaagGAAACATTGTATTGATTTCCACTGAGGTGTTTCGTGTACTACCAGAACCAAAGCATGTTTGTCACATTTCTTAATCTAAAATCAAATTGTTGCTTGAAGTATCAACTTTCCATGAGAATCTATACAACTTTAGACTTCGTACGCTTACAGAGTTAATGTTcgtatttgtttttcagttcaaAATCAAATTCAGTTCTGAAAAATGTGTGgaaattttcatcaaaaaaatgaaaataattttaaaaatctggTTTTATCACTTTGAATTCAGGACACATTGAAACTGAACCTAAGAGGGAGTAAAAATATATCCCCCATACTTTTATAGCAAATGGAAGATTGAGGCATACGTTGTTACTTTCATCTTTGGGTAATATGACTTTCATTGTCTACAGAATCTATATCAGACATATAGGAGGTTATGGGACTATAGTTACATAGTGAACACTATTTAACTATATCCCACACTGATGACATCTTGGCATTTCAAATCTGACCTTTTATGACCCTGACAAGTGCTACGCctaaaagacattttttttgtctgaatgACTGTCAGTGCAAGTGCCTCAAAATAACCTTATTTAGCTAATTTAGAAATTAACCTTGACTGAAGTGTTAAACTCTGAATTTAGCTTTAAATGTAATAGAATGCTTACTTTTAAAAAATCCTGAAAGTCATAACATAGTAATATACCTATAGTGATGGTTGGTTTGTTGCTTCTATCTAGTATGAAGAATGTGGTGGAACAAAATCTATTTTCTTACCAGCTGTGTAATGTAACATGACTCGCGTTATTCCATATCTGCTTTAGATTAATCTGTACCCTGTGGTGACCCACAAGCTCACAGTGGGCTAAGCAGCGGTTCTAAGATGCAGACACACTGCAAGAGCTTTTGCATGACTAAGACAACAAGAGGCCTGATCAACTTGCCATGATCTGCTTGTGATATATCTGTTTATTTGGAGTAAAACCCCTGCAagatttttctcttgtttttcctttgtACCACAGTTTCCAAAACCAAGAAGGCCACCGAACTGAAGCAGAACCAGCAGCCTCCCACCTTCTGGCCGGAGAAACAGCTGTTGTGCTGAGATTTCCTGGTTCCCATGGCCATTCTGGGCCACACAGTTAGCCACTCAATGGCTTCTTAGAGGTGGTTCTGGTATGGGAAGCTGACGGACTGAAGGTGAGTCTAAATCTCTGAGTTCCTCATTCTAACCTGAGTTAGGAATCTGAAATCAGAATACTTTGCTGTAATACACTTCTCATAGAAAACTGACTTTAATCAGATTAAATTTTAAGGGGTTCAGATTCATATTCCCCCTCATAGCTGTAAAAGTAGTTGGAAGAATTCGCATCTTGTTCAGCTTTATTTGTGTGTCTCTTTTCAACTAAAGAATCCTTAATAAATTATTCTGATTGATAATTCACATAATCCTGAATCTGGGATTTTCTTATAATGCCTAGTTCATACATATTTTAATAGATGCTAAATAAATCTTGATCTGAGATATTTACAGGAATCTCCTTGCTTCTTTAAACGTATTCTGAAAATTATCCAACTGGAAGGTAAAGACATTATCTTCCAGACAGATTTTTGATAAAGACTGACTAATTTATACATATTAATATAGTTTTCCATAGCTTCAAGGCTACATATGCACATATGAGTATCTTTAACTCACCAGAATACCCAGAGTCTTTTTCTGAGCTGCAGCTGGAGTCCCTTCTGTTGGAATCATCTGCATGTTTAGTGTCACGTATTACCAGCATGGTTGTGCTGCTGCTCTTATCATTAGCATTCTTGCTTGGTGGTGAACAGGGACCGTTTTCCCTTAAGCAAGGCTGCTCATTCGGCATGACGGtcctttaaagaaaatatgcGGGATGTCTGTCAActgtgcaagaaaaaaaaaaaaaaaaaaacaatcctaaaGAAAACCCCATCTTACACCCTGTATAAAATGACAATGATGGCAAAATTCTACCAATAAGTTATAAACTTTTGTAGAATTCAGAACCAAATGCTTCAAAATTACTTAAATAGGGATAAAACATATAGTTATGTTGCCAGTGAAAGCCTCATTTAGGCatctcaaaaatgtatttaatcacAGACTTAAATAGAGGCTCTTGAATTCACGTATCTCTCTTCttcagcaggaaacatcatcaGATAACCGAGGGCGGTTATTATCAAATGTGTCGTTGGGACATATCAACACCAATATTCTTACTTGCTACACTGGGCACTCTGCGGCGTATCTGAGTCTGTACTGATCCGGTGTGCGTTGTTGGTACTTCTACAGCAATGAAAGCACATGCTCACAGTTGCCCCAAGGGATTTCGTAACAGTGGCGACCTATGCACTCTAACTCAAGGGAATACTTGCCACAAATAACTTACAACAATATTTTCATGAACTGAAGTTATATGAGCACATCGACAGGAAAACAATAAGATTTTAAACAAATCTTGTACACCTACAGTACAGTGATCTGCTATGGAGGGTTAAACATATTACAGTGTAGCATATGTCAGAGTGAATATGCGATAAGTGTAACAGTAAAATCAAAAAATTGATGTTTAACTTGGTTTACACATCTATCTTAAATGAATGTAACCCCGGAAGATATCTAAATCAATAAAAAGCCAACATCTGTATTGTCGAGCCTTTTTTTCAGCATTTAGGTAAGGCCAAAGCCTTTTAGGAAAAACTGTTTAATAATctgtaatgatgaaaaaaaaattttgttaaTTTACAAAGTATTTCATTTACAATATGAGTGTAATAccttatgtacagcaccttacaaaagtattaataGCCCTGGAACTTaaccatgttacaaccacaaacaggaGACAGGAGGCGGCTTCCCCACGTTTTTATTTGATTGTTACAGTTTGTCTATTTTAACCATATTATTTTCAATTACTTTCATCAGGGTATAGCCACAGTGAGTATTAAGGGTGTAACAGGTCTAAATAAAGTCCATGTAGAAATGTTAAAGAACAGAAAATCAACAATTTAGCTTTCCAAAAGTTTCAGCAATTTTGCTTTACCGCTCCTTGCGGTATTGAAAGCTATTATTTTACCTATAACAGCACAAATCCAAAATCAAGTAAACAAAACTGGAACTGACCTCGCATACTCCCATTTCTTTCTGGAAGGAAGAGGTGaaagacagtaaaacaaaaGGCTCTTCCTAGTAAGGAGAGACAACTACAGTATGAagtcctgcatgttgaaaatttttaaataatgatcggctgtaaatacactgctcaaagaaaaataaagggaacatttaaacaacacaacatATCTCCAAGTTAATCAAACttgtgtgaaatcaaactgtccacttaggaagcaacactgattaacaatcaatttctcatgttgttgtgtaaatggaaaagacaacagggggaaatctttggcgattagcaagacactcaataaaggagtggttctgcaggtggggaccacagaccacttctcagtaccgatgatttctggctgatgttttggtctcttttgaatgttggtggtgctttcacactcgtggtagcatgagacggactctacaacccacacaagtggctcaggtagtgcagctcatccaggatggcacatcaatgtgagctgtggcaagaaggtttgttgtgtctgtcagcgtagtgtccagagcctggaggtgctatcaggagacaggccagtacaccaggagacgtggaggaggccataggagggcaacaacccagcagcaggaccactacctccgcctttgtgcaaggaggtacaggaggagcactgccagagccctgcaaaatgacctccagcaggccacaaatgtgcatgtgtctgcacaaacggttagaaaccgactccatgaggatggtatgagggcccgacgtccacaaatgggggttgtgctcacagcccaacaccgtgcaggacgcttggcatttaccagagaacaccaggattggcaaattcgccactggcgccctgtgctcttcacagatgaaagcaggttcacactgagcacatgtgacagatgtgacagagtctggagacaccgtggagaacgatctgctgcctgcaacatccttcagcatgacttctttggagggccgcatggtcctccatgagctcaccagaggtaacctgactgccattaggtatcgagatgagatcctcagaccccttgtgagaccatatgctggtgcagttggccctgggttcctcctaatgcaggacaatgctagacctcatgtggctggagtgtgtcagcagttcctgcaagatgaagacattgaagctatggactggcccgcccgttcccaagacctgaatctgattgagcacatctggaacatcatgtctcacttcatccaccaacgtcacgttgcaccacagactgtccaggagttggtggatgctttagtccaggtctgggaggagattcctcaggagaccatccgccgtctcatcaggagcatgtccaggcgttgtagggaggtcatatagacacgtggaggccacacacaatactgagcctcattttgacttgttttaaggacattacatcaaagttggatcaacctgtagtgtgtttttccactttaattttgcgtgtgactccaaatccaggcctccattggttaataaatgtgatttccattgatgatttttgtgtgattttgttgtcagcacattcaactttgtacagaacaaagtattcaatgagaatatttcattcattcagatctaggatgttatttgagtgttccctttattttattttttgagcagtgtatttcacAGCACCCCTTTAGTCGTCGGTAATTTATAGCAAACAAACAAGTTTAAAACGTTTCGTTTGATTTCTTGAAGATTTCGCTGCTCTTGTCTAAGATATTATAAAGGGGGTGGTTCCGTGAACGCAGCTAACAGAATCACACTTCCTGTCTCTCTTATGTTATGTAACATTCAACTTTAAGACCAGCCCCTCTCTCATACGCTCCTCTCATGTACGCATATATCAAGAAATTAGGCACACCGTGCTCAAAATTTCAACCGCAATATCGCCTTTGCAACCTTTTGAAAGGCAAAAGGTTACAGTAGAGTATTAACAGAAACTGTTTAAATTGGTAATATGTCACGTCTTCCACCAAAAAGCAGTACTGAACGTACCTTCAGATGTAAAACAGTCGATTATATCAAATGTAATGGTTGTTTCCTCCTGTCAGATGAGTTTTACCGAGCCACTAGACGGGTTAGCCAGCAGCGCCATGTTGCTGCTATTGctgcattaaataaatgtatatttcttTGTCATATAGCTTACGCAAAGTGATAAACTACACAGAAACGGGCTGAGATTCCGCAATATATATCATCAATGTggaggttaaaaaaaagaagatccGGTTTACTTCAAAGTAAAACACGCGAGTAACTCAAACTACGACAACAACAGGCATATTTTCGTGAGAAAATGTAGTATTCTATAAAGGTTCGTGTGGCCTATTATCACTGTCTATGGTTTTTACAATTTAGCAAGACCTTGGCAAAGAGTTTCTGACTGTATCGGtcttttgttttgaaatgcAGCCGCTGTTGTATGGACATTGACGCCACTGTTTTCACATGATGAGAAAAGTGGCATGCGACGGGTTATGGCATTAGATCCTGCATGGACTCAGAagaatattgttttacaaaaggAAAGGAAACGATAAAACAAAACCGAATTATGATGTCTGTCCATGTATCTTCAATTAACTGCCTCTGTTAGACCGCTTTCTACACAACACAGATAGACATGTTTTACAGGAGCAGACCGCTCATTGGTCAATGAGCCAATTACAAGAGCCAATCAGATAATAGTGCACGTACAGCGTTCACGgctgtttcaaaacaaaacGTGTATTTAATGATCCACCAATTCAAACAACTTTCATAATTTGTCATGTAAAAAGATGCACACTATTCtccttaaaatatgttttacatgtGTAACCCATCTTGTTCGTTCTGATCCAGCAGATTGACTTCACGACAGACACATTCTGGttctctgtatttattctaacaagagacaaataaacaagttggtggttagcagctccagcagcttctgcccctatacattaaataaaatacaataaataactcTAGACAAACTACTAAGTAATCAAATGAACAGTTGATAAAACAGTTAGCAGTTGTAACATTAAACACAGCTGAAATACACAACATGAATTacaataacagtttaaaacatttacaaacataaaaaatgtatatagcaataaaagtcaggaaaaaaataaattgttgattaaataaaatgaatttgaagaataaataaaccaattCTGACAAACTTCACATCAATAGTAATGTTGAAATAAAACCCCATTACACATGCATACATTggaactgttttatttataactGGGTGATGCAAAACCTCAAGAAAAAGCTCAtgttagaaatgttttaaaaagttacagaaACTGATGATTATGTGCAGagagaaatgaaaacaataaagcaTAAAAATGTACAGTATATCAAAGAGCAGTTGGATTGTGACAGGCTGCAGGACAAACCTATAGGGCAGGTAGAGCCTTCAGTGTCCTATGCGTGATATAAAGTACATTAAAATAGAATATGTAAGACGAACGGGATATACAAATTAATCTTAATGAATTacaatatcattaaaaagttttatttcagtaactgtcTTCAGAGAGTGCAATACAAATTAATTATATAATATACATAttacaagcttttatttctggaCGTTTTGTTTATGGATTCTTGCTGATGAACAACCAAAATGTAGTTTATCAGTGAATTAGAACAGTAAGTACACCAATTCCAAGGAttgttttaacagaaatatgttacAGCCACGTTATGGCCTAAACAAGATTCTTGAaaggacagttgtccagcatACAGTCGCTGACACCCTTTTTTAAGGAGGGTAAACCACAAAATGCCATAgctgaagaagctggctgttcacagtgTGTATCCAGGCATAACtgatggaaagttaagtggaaggaaaaaagtgtGGTATAAAAAGGTGCACCAACAGTGATAGCAGCTTTAAGAGGATTGTATTGAATTATACATTGACTGCAGATTCTATAAAATCATAGTCAGAGTTTtgttgaaatgtgaaaaatatgtttttcttaaacattGCTTAAATCTACACATGTAGTCCGTCT
This genomic window from Girardinichthys multiradiatus isolate DD_20200921_A chromosome 18, DD_fGirMul_XY1, whole genome shotgun sequence contains:
- the si:ch211-132b12.7 gene encoding CLOCK-interacting pacemaker isoform X1 yields the protein MPNEQPCLRENGPCSPPSKNANDKSSSTTMLVIRDTKHADDSNRRDSSCSSEKDSGYSDGSDWQQTDVEDQKSNKRQLRVTEHAEAPHTGQPEVHDNRNTGNPTVVPTKLAQPPVYIMKQSAVTQKRSQLRVGNSLRISNPAVSPRMIIVEQPNVIAATRQLLNPLSWTSSVTEKKMNSTYLPILNSYPRIAPHPAKKPPDKSSSNQESHNLSKRMCTERRTEDTSVTRGLLEEYHHKQPKLRVSNSVPLSTSSSRNSPSSSTFPISSTNPRSPSSSSLHTASSDSLDGGSHRNITTSTRRCQFLNTVELLRRSGLLDITLRTKELLRQSNATEQDISQLRQHTELLCQAVSNPGHSLNGVTAWERLCQAMAESGSYPNLKLTQTSQNPSHLDPVSQPQSISSGNKKIPQAAESSCLFTSSLEQSLVKQDRKRKTSEKSPNKLPFMSPDSSTG
- the si:ch211-132b12.7 gene encoding CLOCK-interacting pacemaker isoform X2, which produces MPNEQPCLRENGPCSPPSKNANDKSSSTTMLVIRDTKHADDSNRRDSSCSSEKDSGYSDGSDWQQTDVEDQKSNKRQLRVTEHAEAPHTGQPEVHDNRNTGNPTVVPTKLAQPPVYIMKQSAVTQKRSQLRVGNSLRISNPAVSPRMIIVEQPNVIAATRQLLNPLSWTSSVTEKKMNSTYLPILNSYPRIAPHPAKKPPDKSSSNQESHNLSKRMCTERRTEDTSVTRGLLEEYHHKQPKLRVSNSVPLSTSSSRNSPSSSTFPISSTNPRSPSSSSLHTASSDSLDGGSHRNITTSTRRCQFLNTVELLRRSGLLDITLRTKELLRQSNATEQDISQLRQHTELLCQAVSNPGHSLNGVTAWERLCQAMAESGSYPNLKLTQTSQNPSHLDPVSQPQSISSDA